From Ochotona princeps isolate mOchPri1 chromosome X, mOchPri1.hap1, whole genome shotgun sequence, one genomic window encodes:
- the LOC101516563 gene encoding cancer/testis antigen 55-like: MLRLVRCVVACCRWESCDPVQEQSGSSPVDSSLQSRQEVVSSSSADCAEMVESFCFSVVERCRSLRDRPERTAHEEGSGLSQELTTLQVVSISDDILSTEQSVLETEILIGCVSNTWDGFVYISETIYFSLDIISEGFVPYKGDWLEVEYSMEPCTSNIRAHSAKPMNCNHIKELCITSMHGSHGVIANSIFFTLNSLLCPEGYVPEIHDVVNVDILRSHQGCYLWRAVSITPVQIVAF; encoded by the exons ATGCTCAGGCTGGTGAGATGTGTGGTGGCGTGCTGCCGCTGGGAGAGCTGCGACCCTGTACAGGAGCAGTCAGGATCGTCCCCAG TTGACAGCAGTTTGCAAAGTCGACAGGAAGTGGTGTCAAGCTCCTCTGCTGATTGTGCCGAAATGGTTGAGTCCTTCTGCTTCAGTGTTGTTGAAAGGTGCAGGTCTCTGAGAGATAGGCCTGAACGTACTGCCCATGAGGAAGGAAGTGGACTGTCTCAGGAGTTGACAACCTTGCAA GTGGTGAGCATCTCTGATGATATTCTTAGCACTGAACAATCAGTTCTGGAAACCGAAATCCTAATTGGTTGTGTTAGTAATACATGGGATGGTTTTGTCTATATAAGTGAAACAATCTACTTCTCCCTAGACATCATTTCTGAAG GTTTTGTGCCTTATAAGGGAGACTGGTTAGAAGTTGAGTATTCCATGGAACCATGCACCTCAAACATCAGAGCTCACTCAGCAAAGCCGATGAACTGTAATCATATCAAAGAG CTCTGTATTACCAGTATGCATGGAAGCCATGGAGTGATAGCTAATAGTATATTTTTCACTTTGAATTCCCTGCTATGTCCTGAGGGATATGTGCCTGAAATCCATGATGTGGTCAATGTGGACATCTTAAGGAGTCATCAGGGGTGCTATCTTTGGAGAGCAGTTTCTATCACCCCAGTGCAAATTGTggcattttaa